The DNA window TATACTTCTTGTAGCAGAAATAAAATGCTCATCACCACCGAGATTTATCAGAGGGTCTTTTTCATCATTAAGAGAAAGATAGGAATCTAATCTTTGATCTTTTATGGGATTTGCATCTTCCCAAGTCTTTCCAAACAAATTCAGCATGTTGTATTGAAGACCAAGATCAAGTTTCATCATCGGTCCGAGGTTAATTATCGCACCGATTCCGCCGCCGGCTCCAATTCTCGAAGCTGGTTCTAATTTATGAGTTCCGCTTGGGACTTTCGCAACGCCATTAAATTTAGTTTCCCCACTGAATGAATTGAAAGAAATAAATGCATTTAAGTACGGCTTAATTGGAAGAAGAGGCAGACCGAGAGAAAATTCCGGTCCAGCTTTGATTGAAAGGATATTTTGGGTTAACTCGACTTTTCCTTTGCCAGGTTCAGATTCTCCATCGTTACTTAGTGAACTGTAATCAATCTGTGCAAAAGCATTTAAGGCAAGCAAACCCAATCTCGCTTTTGCATGAAGAATATAACCTGATGAAAGTCCGTAATTTTTTCCCGAATAAAAATCTTGTGTAGTTCCGGAGTAGTCTGAAAGTGGAGAGACCATACCGCCTCCGATTCCGGCTTGAAGTGAAATCTGTGCTTTCGAATTGTTTGATGAAATGAGAAGAAAAGCTGCAGCAACCAACAATAACGAAATGAAATTGTATTTCATTTTAACCTCCATTTATTTTCAGAAAATTTTAATCTTATTGAAGTATAAGAAAAGTTAGTTTAAAAAGTAAGAAGGGAAATAGGGGAACTTTGCCCCATTAGTTTTGTGCCCTTACTTGTCGGTAGTTTTGAACCACTAAGACACTAAGGGCACATAGTATCACTAAGAAATCAACAATGTTAGGAAAGAATTTTGGTTTTCTTTTTTATTATTAAAATAATCTATTTTATCTTTCCATTGATAAGTTCATCGACAATTCGCTGAGCATTGTAGATATCTTCCATCGCTTCAATCATTCCTGCTGTGTGAACAGCAACCGTGCGATTTTTCGTATCATCGAAAATGAAATTACCAGGCAGACTTTCGATGTTTCCATCAAATGCTAAACCGACGACTTCAAGATTTTTATTGATCAACGGACTTCCGGAATTTCCGCCAATGATATCTGCAGTAGAAATGAAATTAACTGGGGTGCTTAGATCAAAGGCTGCTGGCGGATTTTTCCATCTTTCAGGTAATTCCCAATCTGATTTTCCTTTGAACGAAAAATGTCTGTCGTACATTCCATAAAAAGTTGTAACTACTGGAGCAATAGTTCCATTATATTCGTAACTTTTTACAATGCCATCGGCGATACGCAAAGTGAATGTTGCATCCGGCGGGAAAGTATTTCCGTAAATATCGTACATAGCATTTCCAAGCGGCTGAACTTTTGCAGCTTCTTTTCCCTGAAGTTCAGTGTAAGATTTTCTGAGTTCATTTGCTTTGTTTTCAATGTTTACTACAAATGAAACAAATGGATCGGTTGAACCTAAAATCTCTTCCGGTGATTTTTCCAAGAGGGCTTCAACTGATTCTTTGTTTGAGAGAATTGATTTGTTCAATAAATCGGCAGCTGAAGCTTTTGAGGTTTTTCCTCCAGTCAATTTATTGAATGCGTCGTTCTTGCTGCCTAATGCAGTTTTCATTTGCTCAAGCTGAAACTCTAAAGTTGCATTTTCGAGTTCTGCTTCAAATTTAGGATAGAATTTCATCTTGAGAGTGTCGAGCGCTCCGCCTTTATATTTTGGTCCGCGCTTTTCCTCCGGCATCTGCAATTGATGTGCATACTCAACTAAATCAGCTGCGATAGAGAAGTATATTGTGCGGCCAGGTCCTTTTAAGTTATATGAATTAAGTTCATAATATATATTTGATTTCTCTGCCTGAATCTTGGCAATATCATTCCAAATTGTCCCGTATTTAGCTTTCAAACCTGGCTTGCTAAAGACAGCACTTTTAAAAGTTTTCTCAAAATCTTTTTTCTTTGCCATTAGGTATGGATCTTTTAGTCCACCCAGATATCCTGTATAAGCTTTCAGTGAATTTGCGAAACCGAATAAACGTGATTGATACTCGAGTTTTTTATCAGGATTGTTTTCTAAGAAGT is part of the Ignavibacteria bacterium genome and encodes:
- a CDS encoding S46 family peptidase; its protein translation is MTHLKKSAPFLAFLISLFIVAGCSSNQTIMKSDSSESYEWVKAGKFDNGKMWTFDFPPMKYFEEEYNFSPSNEWFEKARLSALRLPGCSASFVSEDGLVMTNHHCIRGSLDRVNKEGENLPDNGFYAATLEEERKVPNLYIDQLVLIEDVTENVKAAFESGTTDEEKVSNRKNKISEIEKSFNEKTGLICNVITFFNGGRYSIYGYKRYKDVRLVFAPETQIAYYGGDYDNFTYPRYDVDCAFYRVYDEDGKPLKTENYFKWNKEGVQEGEVIFVIGNPGRTSRLNTIAQLEFFRDYAYPYTLGLLGDLVKVYTDFLENNPDKKLEYQSRLFGFANSLKAYTGYLGGLKDPYLMAKKKDFEKTFKSAVFSKPGLKAKYGTIWNDIAKIQAEKSNIYYELNSYNLKGPGRTIYFSIAADLVEYAHQLQMPEEKRGPKYKGGALDTLKMKFYPKFEAELENATLEFQLEQMKTALGSKNDAFNKLTGGKTSKASAADLLNKSILSNKESVEALLEKSPEEILGSTDPFVSFVVNIENKANELRKSYTELQGKEAAKVQPLGNAMYDIYGNTFPPDATFTLRIADGIVKSYEYNGTIAPVVTTFYGMYDRHFSFKGKSDWELPERWKNPPAAFDLSTPVNFISTADIIGGNSGSPLINKNLEVVGLAFDGNIESLPGNFIFDDTKNRTVAVHTAGMIEAMEDIYNAQRIVDELINGKIK